A window from Gasterosteus aculeatus chromosome 14, fGasAcu3.hap1.1, whole genome shotgun sequence encodes these proteins:
- the fgfr1b gene encoding fibroblast growth factor receptor 1b isoform X1, whose translation MNKTGSASTHEGDMPPPRCLRLLLCCILLVLLVQFPQTRSSPATEDTDTANTGKSSEDEEEDESSSEENKLSNELSTSNEKLQASAPLWVNAEKMEKKLHAVPASQTVKFRCQATGNPVPLLRWYKNGKVFRKDQRIGGFKIRDHMWTLIMESVVPSDKGNYTCVVENEYGSLKHTYLLDVVERSPHRPILQAGLPANQTAQVGRNVEFVCRVFSDPQPHIRWLKHITVNGSREAPDGHPYILVLKTAGLNTTDKEMEVLTLRNVTPGDSGEYTCMAENSIGVSHHSAWLSVVDEVPPALLPSQTYLEIFIYCLGFFIIVIVVATAVVCRLCCAPKKSDFSGPLAVQKLAKSIPLRRQVSLDSSSSLQSGMCLVRQCRLSSGATTILTGMSEYELPYDSAWELPRDRLTLGTPLGEGCFGQVVLAEAVGLDRNKPTRLSKVAVKMLKADATEKDLSDLISEMEMMKMIGKHKNIINLLGACTQRGPLYVVVEYASQGNLREFLRARRPVGLEYWSGPRQATLGRLEVRELVSAAYQVARGMAYLASKKCIHRDLAARNVLVTEDDVMKIADFGLARDVHHIDYYKKTTNGRLPVKWMAPEALFDRVYTHQSDVWSFGVLLWEIFTLGGSPYPGVPVEELFKLLKEGHRMEKPSACTEELYMMMRDCWAAVPSRRPTFLQLVEDLDRTLSLMANQEYLELAVPLVQYSTVTSTSSAGSCSST comes from the exons ATGAATAAG ACAGGAAGCGCATCAACACACGAGGGCGACATGCCGCCCCCCCGCTGCCTccggctgctgctctgctgcatcCTGCTGGTTCTGTTGGTCCAGTTTCCTCAGACCCGGTCCTCACCGGCCACCGAGGACACGGATACAG ccaacACGGGGAAATCTTctgaagacgaggaggaagacgagtcaTCTTCGGAAGAGAACAAACTGTCCAACGAGTTGTCGACGAGCAACGAGAAGCTCCAAG CGTCGGCGCCTCTGTGGGTGAACGcggagaagatggagaagaagcTGCACGCCGTCCCCGCCAGCCAGACGGTAAAGTTCCGTTGCCAGGCGACGGGAAACCCGGTTCCCTTGTTGCGCTGGTACAAGAACGGGAAGGTTTTCAGGAAGGACCAAAGGATCGGTGGCTTCAAG ATCAGAGACCACATGTGGACTCTGATAATGGAGTCTGTGGTCCCGTCGGATAAAGGGAACTACACTTGTGTGGTGGAGAATGAATATGGGAGCCTCAAGCACACCTACCTGCTGGACGTAGTTG AGCGCTCCCCCCACAGGCCGATCCTGCAGGCCGGTCTGCCGGCCAACCAGACGGCGCAGGTCGGCCGTAACGTGGAGTTTGTGTGCCGCGTGTTCAGTGACCCGCAGCCTCACATCCGGTGGCTCAAACACATCACCGTCAATGGCAGCCGAGAGGCCCCGGATGGACACCCGTACATCCTGGTCCTCAAG ACGGCGGGCTTGAACACAACGGACAAAGAGATGGAGGTTCTGACCCTGAGGAATGTGACACCGGGCGACTCAGGCGAGTACACCTGTATGGCGGAAAACTCCATCGGCGTCTCTCATCACTCCGCCTGGCTCTCAGTGGTCGACG AGGTGCCTCCCGCCCTGCTGCCCTCTCAGACATACCTGGAGATCTTCATCTACTGCTTGGGCttcttcatcatcgtcatcgtgGTGGCCACGGCGGTGGTCTGCCGGCTCTGCTGCGCCCCGAAGAAGAGCGACTTCAGCGGGCCACTGGCGGTCCAGAAGTTGGCCAAGAGCATCCCGCTGAGGAGACAG gtgTCGTTGGATTCCTCGTCCTCCCTCCAGTCCGGGATGTGTTTGGTGCGCCAGTGTCGTCTCTCCAGCGGCGCGACCACCATCCTGACGGGGATGTCGGAGTACGAACTCCCCTACGACTCCGCCTGGGAGCTTCCTCGTGACAG GCTGACCCTGGGGACGCCTCTGGGCGAAGGCTGTTTCGGTCAGGTGGTTCTGGCCGAGGCCGTCGGGCTCGACAGGAATAAACCGACGCGTCTCTCTAAGGTGGCCGTGAAGATGCTGAAAG CGGACGCCACGGAGAAGGACCTGTCCGACCTGATCTctgagatggagatgatgaagatgatcgGCAAGCACAAGAACATCATCAACCTGCTGGGCGCGTGCACTCAGCGCG GCCCCCTGTACGTGGTGGTGGAGTACGCCTCCCAGGGGAACCTGAGGGAGTTCCTCCGGGCTCGCCGACCGGTCGGGTTGGAGTACTGGAGCGGGCCGAGGCAGGCGACCTTGGGGAGGCTGGAGGTCAGGGAGCTGGTGTCGGCTGCGTACCAGGTGGCCCGAGGGATGGCCTACCTGGCCTCCAAGAAG tgtatCCACAGAGACCTGGCAGCCAGGAACGTGTTGGTCACAGAGGACGACGTCATGAAGATCGCTGACTTTGGTCTCGCTCGAGACGTCCACCACATCGACTACTACAAGAAGACCACCAAT GGCCGTCTCCCGGTGAAGTGGATGGCACCTGAAGCTTTGTTTGACCGCGTCTACACACATCAAAGCGACGT GTGGTCCTTCGGAGTCCTGCTGTGGGAGATCTTCACCCTGGGCGGGTCCCCGTACCCCGGGGTCCCCGTGGAGGAGCTCTtcaagctgctgaaggagggCCACCGCATGGAGAAACCCTCGGCCTGCACGGAGGAGCT GTACATGATGATGAGGGACTGCTGGGCCGCCGTCCCGTCTCGCAGGCCCACGTTCCTCCAGCTGGTCGAAGACCTGGACCGCACGCTGTCTCTCATGGCCAACCAG GAGTACCTGGAGCTCGCCGTTCCTCTGGTCCAGTATTCTAcggtcacctccacctcctcggctGGTTCCTGTAGCTCCACGTAG
- the fgfr1b gene encoding fibroblast growth factor receptor 1b isoform X2 — protein sequence MPPPRCLRLLLCCILLVLLVQFPQTRSSPATEDTDTANTGKSSEDEEEDESSSEENKLSNELSTSNEKLQASAPLWVNAEKMEKKLHAVPASQTVKFRCQATGNPVPLLRWYKNGKVFRKDQRIGGFKIRDHMWTLIMESVVPSDKGNYTCVVENEYGSLKHTYLLDVVERSPHRPILQAGLPANQTAQVGRNVEFVCRVFSDPQPHIRWLKHITVNGSREAPDGHPYILVLKTAGLNTTDKEMEVLTLRNVTPGDSGEYTCMAENSIGVSHHSAWLSVVDEVPPALLPSQTYLEIFIYCLGFFIIVIVVATAVVCRLCCAPKKSDFSGPLAVQKLAKSIPLRRQVSLDSSSSLQSGMCLVRQCRLSSGATTILTGMSEYELPYDSAWELPRDRLTLGTPLGEGCFGQVVLAEAVGLDRNKPTRLSKVAVKMLKADATEKDLSDLISEMEMMKMIGKHKNIINLLGACTQRGPLYVVVEYASQGNLREFLRARRPVGLEYWSGPRQATLGRLEVRELVSAAYQVARGMAYLASKKCIHRDLAARNVLVTEDDVMKIADFGLARDVHHIDYYKKTTNGRLPVKWMAPEALFDRVYTHQSDVWSFGVLLWEIFTLGGSPYPGVPVEELFKLLKEGHRMEKPSACTEELYMMMRDCWAAVPSRRPTFLQLVEDLDRTLSLMANQEYLELAVPLVQYSTVTSTSSAGSCSST from the exons ATGCCGCCCCCCCGCTGCCTccggctgctgctctgctgcatcCTGCTGGTTCTGTTGGTCCAGTTTCCTCAGACCCGGTCCTCACCGGCCACCGAGGACACGGATACAG ccaacACGGGGAAATCTTctgaagacgaggaggaagacgagtcaTCTTCGGAAGAGAACAAACTGTCCAACGAGTTGTCGACGAGCAACGAGAAGCTCCAAG CGTCGGCGCCTCTGTGGGTGAACGcggagaagatggagaagaagcTGCACGCCGTCCCCGCCAGCCAGACGGTAAAGTTCCGTTGCCAGGCGACGGGAAACCCGGTTCCCTTGTTGCGCTGGTACAAGAACGGGAAGGTTTTCAGGAAGGACCAAAGGATCGGTGGCTTCAAG ATCAGAGACCACATGTGGACTCTGATAATGGAGTCTGTGGTCCCGTCGGATAAAGGGAACTACACTTGTGTGGTGGAGAATGAATATGGGAGCCTCAAGCACACCTACCTGCTGGACGTAGTTG AGCGCTCCCCCCACAGGCCGATCCTGCAGGCCGGTCTGCCGGCCAACCAGACGGCGCAGGTCGGCCGTAACGTGGAGTTTGTGTGCCGCGTGTTCAGTGACCCGCAGCCTCACATCCGGTGGCTCAAACACATCACCGTCAATGGCAGCCGAGAGGCCCCGGATGGACACCCGTACATCCTGGTCCTCAAG ACGGCGGGCTTGAACACAACGGACAAAGAGATGGAGGTTCTGACCCTGAGGAATGTGACACCGGGCGACTCAGGCGAGTACACCTGTATGGCGGAAAACTCCATCGGCGTCTCTCATCACTCCGCCTGGCTCTCAGTGGTCGACG AGGTGCCTCCCGCCCTGCTGCCCTCTCAGACATACCTGGAGATCTTCATCTACTGCTTGGGCttcttcatcatcgtcatcgtgGTGGCCACGGCGGTGGTCTGCCGGCTCTGCTGCGCCCCGAAGAAGAGCGACTTCAGCGGGCCACTGGCGGTCCAGAAGTTGGCCAAGAGCATCCCGCTGAGGAGACAG gtgTCGTTGGATTCCTCGTCCTCCCTCCAGTCCGGGATGTGTTTGGTGCGCCAGTGTCGTCTCTCCAGCGGCGCGACCACCATCCTGACGGGGATGTCGGAGTACGAACTCCCCTACGACTCCGCCTGGGAGCTTCCTCGTGACAG GCTGACCCTGGGGACGCCTCTGGGCGAAGGCTGTTTCGGTCAGGTGGTTCTGGCCGAGGCCGTCGGGCTCGACAGGAATAAACCGACGCGTCTCTCTAAGGTGGCCGTGAAGATGCTGAAAG CGGACGCCACGGAGAAGGACCTGTCCGACCTGATCTctgagatggagatgatgaagatgatcgGCAAGCACAAGAACATCATCAACCTGCTGGGCGCGTGCACTCAGCGCG GCCCCCTGTACGTGGTGGTGGAGTACGCCTCCCAGGGGAACCTGAGGGAGTTCCTCCGGGCTCGCCGACCGGTCGGGTTGGAGTACTGGAGCGGGCCGAGGCAGGCGACCTTGGGGAGGCTGGAGGTCAGGGAGCTGGTGTCGGCTGCGTACCAGGTGGCCCGAGGGATGGCCTACCTGGCCTCCAAGAAG tgtatCCACAGAGACCTGGCAGCCAGGAACGTGTTGGTCACAGAGGACGACGTCATGAAGATCGCTGACTTTGGTCTCGCTCGAGACGTCCACCACATCGACTACTACAAGAAGACCACCAAT GGCCGTCTCCCGGTGAAGTGGATGGCACCTGAAGCTTTGTTTGACCGCGTCTACACACATCAAAGCGACGT GTGGTCCTTCGGAGTCCTGCTGTGGGAGATCTTCACCCTGGGCGGGTCCCCGTACCCCGGGGTCCCCGTGGAGGAGCTCTtcaagctgctgaaggagggCCACCGCATGGAGAAACCCTCGGCCTGCACGGAGGAGCT GTACATGATGATGAGGGACTGCTGGGCCGCCGTCCCGTCTCGCAGGCCCACGTTCCTCCAGCTGGTCGAAGACCTGGACCGCACGCTGTCTCTCATGGCCAACCAG GAGTACCTGGAGCTCGCCGTTCCTCTGGTCCAGTATTCTAcggtcacctccacctcctcggctGGTTCCTGTAGCTCCACGTAG
- the stc1l gene encoding stanniocalcin 1, like, with the protein MTSSSSLLLLLLLAASAAAFQLLPDEAAPRRARFSANSPTDVARCLNGAVAVGCGFFSCLENSTCDTDGMHEICELFLQSAATFNTEGKTFVKKSLHCISQGISSKVFQTIRRCNIFQRMIAEVQEECYSSLDICTVARTNPEAIGEVVQVPTHFPNRYYSTLLQALQACDEETVAAVRTGLVARLGPDMETFLQLVQSKPCAAGSDAAAYSNPSSWRNMPVFNVQPGFRGRDPTHLFARKRSVDQVEGGGQGEQ; encoded by the exons ATGACGTCCAgctcctcgctgctgctgctgctgctgctcgccgcctccgccgccgccttcCAGCTGCTGCCGGACGAGGCGGCTCCCCGCCGGGCCCGATTCTCCGCCAACAGCCCGA CTGATGTGGCCAGATGTTTGAACGGAGCCGTCGCTGTCGGTTGTGGATTCTTCTCTTGTCTGGAGAACTCGACCTGTGACACCGACGGGATGCACGAGATCTGTGAGCTCTTCCTCCAATCAGCTGCCACCTTCAACACGGag GGTAAAACCTTCGTGAAGAAGAGTCTTCACTGCATCTCCCAGGGAATCTCCTCCAAGGTTTTCCAAACCATCCGTCGCTGTAACATCTTCCAGAGGATGATCGCCGAG GTGCAGGAAGAGTGTTACAGCAGTCTGGACATTTGCACTGTGGCTCGAACCAACCCTGAGGCCATCGGGGAGGTGGTGCAGGTTCCAACGCATTTCCCCAACAG GTACTACAGCACGCTGCTGCAGGCGCTGCAGGCCTGCGACGAGGAGACGGTGGCGGCGGTGCGGACCGGCCTGGTGGCCCGGCTGGGCCCCGACATGGAGACCTTCCTCCAGCTGGTCCAGAGCAAGCCCTGCGCCGCCGGCTCCGACGCCGCCGCCTACAGCAACCCGTCCAGCTGGAGGAACATGCCGGTGTTCAACGTGCAGCCGGGCTTCAGGGGCCGGGACCCCACCCACCTGTTCGCCAGGAAGAGGTCCGTGGaccaggtggagggggggggccagGGCGAGCAGTAG
- the LOC120831706 gene encoding cGMP-dependent protein kinase 1, with product MAVPRSAGTLRDLQLALQLKIEELRQRDSLIDELELELDTKDDLIRLLQVELDRHRRASQQAAIAEETAGTGAPAVPDEPQRIKRQAISAEPTALDPSQLTGVTLKSYCKTKESSERIQRALMDNEFMKHLEHGQILTIMDCMHPTSLTKGCCVIQEGDDGSTVYVLEEGMVEVTKQGKKLCSIGEGKVFGELAILYNCTRTATVTALTDIKLWAIDRQGFQTIMMRTGLIRHSQYTDFLRSVPSFQSLPEDVLSKLADVLEETHYSDSDYIIRQGATGDTFFIISDGQVKVSQQSSPGDEQLVVKILSKGDWFGEQALKGEDVRTASLTAVGDVTCLVIDRESFKQLIGDLDDVNSKQSDGAEVEASIQAEADFFSRVSLSDFNIICTLGMGGFSRVELVQLKNDPNPNRSFALKVLKKRHVMDTSQQGHILSERRIMMEAHSPFIIRLYRTFRDSKYLYMLLEACLGGELWTRLRDRGSFDDGVTRFYTGCVVEALGFLHSRGIIYRDLKPENIILDHRGYAKLVDFGFAKKVGLGKKTWTFCGTPEYVAPEIILNKGHDSSADCWSLGILVFELLSGSPPFSGSDPMQTYNVILRGIDMVEFPKKITKSAANLVKRLCRDNPSERLGNQKNGAKDIQKHKWFEGFNWDGLRQGTVASPFTPTVDGPLDNSNFDYFPEDGEEPPPDEESGWDEEF from the exons ATGGCGGTGCCGAGGAGCGCCGGCACCCTGCGGGACCTCCAGCTGGCTCTGCAGCTGAAGATAGAGGAGCTCCGGCAGAGAGACTCTCTGATCGacgagctggagctggagctggacaCCAAGGACGACCTCATCCGcctgctgcaggtggagctggaCCGGCACCGCAGAGCCTCGCAGCAGGCGGCCATCGCTGAGGAGACGGCCGGCACAG GAGCCCCGGCGGTCCCAGATGAACCCCAACGCATCAAAAGACAAGCGATCTCCGCTGAGCCCACGGCGCTGGACCCCTCGCAGCTCACTGGTGTCACGCTCAAGAGCTACTGCAAGACCAAGGA GTCAAGTGAACGGATCCAGAGGGCTCTAATGGACAACGAATTCATGAAACATCTGGAACACGGGCAG ATCCTCACCATCATGGACTGCATGCACCCCACCAGCCTCACCAAGGGCTGCTGCGTCATCCAGGAGGGGGACGACGGCTCCACCGTCTACGTCCTGGAGG AGGGAATGGTGGAGGTGACCAAACAAGGAAAGAAGCTGTGCTCCATCGGTGAGGGGAAGGTCTTCGGAGAGCTCGCCATCCTCTACAACTGCACTCGCACTGCAACagtcacag CGCTGACCGACATCAAGCTGTGGGCCATCGACCGGCAGGGCTTCCAGACCATCATGATGAGGACGGGTCTCATCAGACACTCCCAGTACACCGACTTCCTCCGCAG CGTTCCCTCCTTCCAGTCGCTGCCGGAGGACGTCCTCAGCAAACTGGCCGAtgttctggaggag acTCATTACAGCGACTCGGATTACATCATCCGCCAGGGAGCCACCGGAGACACCTTCTTCATCATCAGTGACGGACag GTGAAGGTCTCCcagcagagctcacctggggaCGAGCAGCTGGTGGTGAAGATCCTCTCTAAAGGAGACTGGTTCGGAGAGCAGGCTCTGAAAGg CGAGGACGTCCGTACCGCCAGCCTCACCGCTGTGGGAGACGTCACGTGTTTGGTCATCGACAGAGA GTCCTTCAAGCAGCTGATTGGGGATCTTGACGACGTCAACAGCAAGCAGAGTGACGGGGCCGAGGTGGAGGCCAG CATTCAGGCAGAAGCAGACTTCTTCTCCAGAGTTTCCTTGAGTGATTTTAACATCATCTGCACTCTGGGGATGGGAGGCTTCAGCCGGGTGGAGCTG GTACAGCTGAAGAACGATCCGAATCCCAACCGATCCTTCGCCCTGAAGGTTCTCAAGAAACGCCACGTCATGGACACCAGCCAACAGGGCCACATCCTGTCAGAGCGCCGCATCATGATGGAGGCTCACAGCCCGTTCATCATCag GTTGTACCGGACCTTCAGAGACTCCAAGtacctgtacatgctgctggagGCGTGTCTTGGGGGGGAGCTGTGGACGCGGCTCAGAGACAG GGGGTCCTTTGACGACGGAGTCACCCGCTTCTACACAGGCTGCGTGGTCGAGGCGCTGGGCTTCCTGCACTCCAGAGGGATCATCTACCGAGACCTGAAACCCGAGAACATCATACTGGACCACCGGGGATACGCCAAGCTG gtggaCTTTGGTTTCGCCAAGAAGGTGGGTCTGGGTAAGAAGACGTGGACGTTCTGCGGGACCCCGGAGTACGTGGCCCCTGAGATCATCCTGAACAAAGGCCACGACAGCTCCGCCGACTGCTGGTCTCTGGGGATCCTGGTTTTTGAGCTGCTCAGCGGCAG ccccccgTTCTCCGGCTCCGACCCGATGCAGACCTACAACGTCATCCTGAGGGGCATCGACATGGTCGAGTTCCCCAAGAAGATCACCAAGAGCGCCGCCAACCTCGTTAAGCGCCTCTgcag gGACAACCCTTCGGAGAGGCTGGGGAACCAGAAGAACGGAGCGAAGGACATCCAGAAGCACAA GTGGTTCGAAGGCTTCAACTGGGACGGCCTCCGCCAGGGAACCGTGGCCTCGCCCTTCACCCCCACG GTGGACGGGCCGCTGGACAACAGCAACTTCGACTACTTCCCCGAAGACGgcgaggagcccccccccgacGAGGAGTCCGGCTGGGACGAGGAGTTCTAA
- the lage3 gene encoding L antigen family member 3-like, translating to MAATDGERNHETGQLALSLDVPFPSPREAAIALRSLSPDREPRKGGISKHLALTGSTLSVRWRADEARILRVSVTSFLDHLALVMETMEMFGPPVAL from the exons aTGGCGGCGACAGACGGAGAAAGAAACCACGAAACGGGCCAACTGGCGCT cTCTCTGGACGTCCCCTTCCCGTCGCCCCGTGAGGCTGCCATCGCTCTGCGCTCTCTGTCTCCGGACCGCGAGCCGAGGAAAGGCGGCATCAGCAAACATCTGGCGTTGACCGGCAGCACGCTGTCTGT GAGGTGGCGTGCCGACGAAGCTCGAATCCTCAGAGTGTCTGTGACCTCGTTCCTGGATCACCTGGCGCTCGTCATGGAGACCATGGAGATGTTCGGCCCCCCCGTTGCCCTGTGA
- the wdr45 gene encoding WD repeat domain phosphoinositide-interacting protein 4, producing the protein MTQLRGVNSLQFNQDQSCFCCAMETGVRIYNVEPLMEKGHLDHEQVGSVASCSMLHRSNLLAVVGGGVHPKFSEISVLVWDDARESRDPKDKLVLEFTFTKPVLAVRMRHDKIIIVLKNRIYVYSFPDDPVKLFEFDTRDNPKGLCDLCPSLEKQLLVFPGHKCGSLQLVDLTNTKPGTSSAPFTINAHQSEIACVALNQPGSVAASASRKGTLIRLFDTTTRDKLVELRRGTDPATLYCINFSHDSSFLCASSDKGTVHIFALKDTKLNRRSALARVGKVGPVIGQYVDSQWSLASFTVPAECACICAFGKNTSKNVNSVIAICVDGTFHKYVFTPDGNCNREAFDVYLDICDDDDF; encoded by the exons ATGACTCAGCTGAGAGGAGTCAACAGCCTGCAGTTCAACCAGGACCAGA GCTGCTTCTGCTGCGCCATGGAGACGGGGGTCCGCATCTACAACGTGGAGCCGCTGATGGAGAAAGGTCACCTGG accACGAGCAGGTGGGCAGCGTGGCCTCGTGCTCCATGCTGCACCGATCCAACCTGCTGGCCGTCGTTGGGGGCGGAGTCCACCCCAAGTTCTCCGAAATATCCG TCCTGGTCTGGGACGACGCTCGGGAGTCCCGCGACCCCAAAGACAAACTGGTCCTGGAGTTCACCTTCACCAAACCCGTGCTGGCCGTGCGCATGAGACACGACAA GATCATCATCGTTTTGAAGAACAGGATCTACGTGTACAGTTTCCCAGACGACCCCGTCAAGCTCTTTGAGTTCGACACCAGAGATAACCCCAAAG GTCTGTGTGATCTGTGTCCCAGTTTGGAGAAGCAGCTGCTGGTGTTCCCGGGTCACAAGTGCGGCAGCCTGCAGCTGGTC GACCTGACCAACACCAAACCCGGCACCTCGTCGGCGCCGTTCACCATCAACGCCCACCAGAGCGAGATCGCCTGCGTGGCGCTGAACCAGCCGGGCAGCGTGGCGGCGTCGGCCTCCCGCAAGGGGACGCTCATCCGCCTCTTTGACACCACCACCAGGGACAAGCTGGTGGAGCTACGACGGGGGACGGACCCCGCCACCCTCTACTG CATCAACTTCAGCCACGACTCCTCCTTCCTGTGCGCCTCCAGCGACAAGGGAACCGTGCACATCTTTGCCCTCAAAGACACCAAACTCAACCGCCGCTCCGC GCTGGCCCGGGTGGGGAAGGTGGGCCCTGTGATCGGTCAGTACGTGGACAGCCAGTGGTCGCTGGCCAGCTTCACCGTGCCGGCCGAGTGCGCCTGCATCTGCGCCTTCGGGAAGAACACGTCCAAGAACGTCAACAGCGTCATCG CTATCTGTGTGGACGGGACGTTTCATAAATACGTTTTCACTCCGGATGGAAACTGCAACAGAGAAGCCTTCGATGTGTATCTGGACATTTGTGACGACGACGACTTCTGA
- the LOC120831751 gene encoding high choriolytic enzyme 1 isoform X1, with protein sequence MLGLLLAALRLLAVTHVDSSPLPDDHRAPQEEWSAHEVHSMQADPETLEELTTTTALVEGDMVLPSDRNAVTNIWPTTRVPYAISSQLAGRTADLLAAMAMVSEHTCLSFHKRTAEPDYLHFVIGNGCASYVGRMGGGQSVFVGPKCNVGNVAHEVLHALGFYHEHTRMDREEHVTVLTDNIMEGKEINFQKHWGNTLGLSYDVLSILHYGSDFFSANGLPTIVPLNSVADMGQREKMTPLDVRRVVLLYACELTKNQNQDEDEDEDEDQAGDSNGPIQNSTNQTSSDREEGHSSSSSLSVRLDAATGGQNHTGSEKNP encoded by the exons ATGCTGGGCCTGCTCCTCGCCGCGCTGCGCCTCCTGGCCGTCACCCATG TCGACTCCAGTCCGCTACCCGACGATCACAGAG CGCCTCAGGAGGAATGGTCCGCCCACGAAGTGCATTCAATGCAGGCCGACCCTGAGACTctagaag AactgacgacgacgacggcctTGGTGGAGGGAGACATGGTGCTGCCA AGCGACAGGAACGCGGTGACGAACATCTGGCCGACCACTCGGGTCCCGTACGCCATCAGCTCACAGCTGG CTGGTCGGACGGCGGACCTCCTGGCTGCCATGGCGATGGTTTCCGAGCACACCTGCCTGTCGTTCCACAAGCGGACCGCCGAGCCCGACTACCTGCACTTCGTCATCGGCAACGG GTGTGCGTCCTACGTGGGCCGCATGGGCGGCGGGCAGAGCGTGTTTGTCGGGCCCAAGTGCAACGTGGGTAACGTGGCCCACGAGGTGCTCCACGCGCTGGGCTTCTACCACGAGCACACGAGGATGGACCGCGAGGAGCACGTCACCGTGCTGACCGACAACATCATGGAGG GGAAGGAGATAAACTTCCAGAAGCACTGGGGGAACACGTTGGGCCTGAGCTACGACGTGCTCTCCATCCTGCACTATGGAAG TGACTTCTTCTCAGCCAACGGCCTCCCGACCATCGTGCCCCTCAACTCGGTGGCCGATATGGggcagagggagaagatgacCCCGCTGGACGTCCGCAGGGTCGTCCTCCTCTACGCCTGTG AGCTCACtaagaaccagaaccaggatgaggatgaggacgaggacgaggaccaGGCCGGCGACTCTAACGGGCCCATCCAGAACAGTACCAACCAGACCAGTTCTGACCGAGAGGAAGGTcacagctcctcttcctcgctgtcGGTGAGGCTAGACGCTGCCACTGGAGGGCAGAACCACACCGGCTCCGAGAAGAACCCTTAA
- the LOC120831751 gene encoding zinc metalloproteinase nas-15 isoform X2 yields MQADPETLEELTTTTALVEGDMVLPSDRNAVTNIWPTTRVPYAISSQLAGRTADLLAAMAMVSEHTCLSFHKRTAEPDYLHFVIGNGCASYVGRMGGGQSVFVGPKCNVGNVAHEVLHALGFYHEHTRMDREEHVTVLTDNIMEGKEINFQKHWGNTLGLSYDVLSILHYGSDFFSANGLPTIVPLNSVADMGQREKMTPLDVRRVVLLYACELTKNQNQDEDEDEDEDQAGDSNGPIQNSTNQTSSDREEGHSSSSSLSVRLDAATGGQNHTGSEKNP; encoded by the exons ATGCAGGCCGACCCTGAGACTctagaag AactgacgacgacgacggcctTGGTGGAGGGAGACATGGTGCTGCCA AGCGACAGGAACGCGGTGACGAACATCTGGCCGACCACTCGGGTCCCGTACGCCATCAGCTCACAGCTGG CTGGTCGGACGGCGGACCTCCTGGCTGCCATGGCGATGGTTTCCGAGCACACCTGCCTGTCGTTCCACAAGCGGACCGCCGAGCCCGACTACCTGCACTTCGTCATCGGCAACGG GTGTGCGTCCTACGTGGGCCGCATGGGCGGCGGGCAGAGCGTGTTTGTCGGGCCCAAGTGCAACGTGGGTAACGTGGCCCACGAGGTGCTCCACGCGCTGGGCTTCTACCACGAGCACACGAGGATGGACCGCGAGGAGCACGTCACCGTGCTGACCGACAACATCATGGAGG GGAAGGAGATAAACTTCCAGAAGCACTGGGGGAACACGTTGGGCCTGAGCTACGACGTGCTCTCCATCCTGCACTATGGAAG TGACTTCTTCTCAGCCAACGGCCTCCCGACCATCGTGCCCCTCAACTCGGTGGCCGATATGGggcagagggagaagatgacCCCGCTGGACGTCCGCAGGGTCGTCCTCCTCTACGCCTGTG AGCTCACtaagaaccagaaccaggatgaggatgaggacgaggacgaggaccaGGCCGGCGACTCTAACGGGCCCATCCAGAACAGTACCAACCAGACCAGTTCTGACCGAGAGGAAGGTcacagctcctcttcctcgctgtcGGTGAGGCTAGACGCTGCCACTGGAGGGCAGAACCACACCGGCTCCGAGAAGAACCCTTAA